In Aquimarina spinulae, a single window of DNA contains:
- a CDS encoding fused MFS/spermidine synthase, producing the protein MKRLLSYLWPFTKEVSSQINGTLELTWMNGKKVLDSQNANYSYGSLQKLLSYGLSLLDISANSEILLLGLGGGSIIEPLRNTFDHQGKITAVEIDEVVIEIAKNEFNITNNHNLEIICEDAFFYVERCASQFEIIIIDIFIDNQVPKQFYENQFWKNLIPLLKPEGQIVFNAGINLKENIKIESLKSIVKPDIEFSQHNQVQGTNTLLIGKKKSRDKG; encoded by the coding sequence ATGAAGAGATTATTAAGTTATCTATGGCCATTCACCAAAGAGGTTTCCTCACAAATTAATGGAACACTAGAACTCACATGGATGAATGGTAAAAAAGTACTGGATAGCCAGAATGCAAATTACTCCTACGGATCGCTACAAAAATTACTTAGTTACGGACTTTCACTACTAGATATTTCTGCAAATAGCGAAATTCTTTTACTAGGACTTGGTGGGGGGAGTATAATAGAACCTCTTAGAAATACATTTGATCATCAAGGAAAAATTACCGCTGTAGAAATTGATGAAGTTGTTATCGAAATTGCTAAAAATGAATTTAATATAACCAATAATCACAATCTCGAAATCATTTGCGAAGATGCTTTTTTCTATGTTGAGCGTTGTGCATCACAATTTGAAATTATAATCATCGATATTTTTATCGATAATCAAGTTCCCAAGCAGTTTTATGAAAATCAATTCTGGAAAAACCTTATTCCCTTATTAAAACCTGAAGGACAAATCGTGTTTAATGCTGGAATTAATTTGAAGGAAAACATCAAAATCGAATCTCTTAAATCCATAGTTAAACCCGATATCGAATTTTCGCAACACAATCAAGTTCAAGGAACCAATACATTATTAATCGGGAAGAAAAAATCAAGAGATAAAGGTTAA
- a CDS encoding GlcG/HbpS family heme-binding protein: MNITLEQAEKIITAAKEKAIAIHTQMNIAIVDSGANLIAFARMDQAWIGSIDISIKKARTACLFGKNTGVIGELSQPGGPLYNIEHSNGGLITFPGGIPIKNNLGAIIGAIGVSGSSVENDHAVAEAGSTALGIYA; encoded by the coding sequence ATGAACATCACTCTAGAACAAGCAGAAAAAATCATTACCGCTGCAAAAGAAAAAGCAATAGCTATACATACACAAATGAATATCGCAATAGTAGATTCTGGCGCAAACCTTATTGCCTTTGCTCGTATGGATCAGGCCTGGATAGGTTCTATTGATATTTCAATTAAAAAAGCCAGAACGGCTTGTCTTTTTGGTAAAAACACTGGTGTTATCGGGGAACTTTCACAACCTGGGGGGCCTTTATATAATATAGAACATTCTAATGGTGGGCTAATTACTTTTCCGGGGGGTATTCCTATTAAAAACAATTTGGGAGCTATAATAGGAGCTATTGGAGTAAGTGGCAGCAGTGTAGAAAACGATCATGCTGTAGCCGAAGCTGGTTCTACAGCACTAGGCATATATGCTTAA
- a CDS encoding succinylglutamate desuccinylase/aspartoacylase domain-containing protein: MVKVYSKALDQSIEIERIISCIKGSKPGPTLIFIGGIHGNEPAGIFALYDVFNHIKNSQIPVKGTMYAISGNLPALAKGKRYEKEDLNRVWKHDRINNLSKDIKDTNVNLDIEQQYEIYHIIKDILDKESGPFYFMDLHTTSSKTMPFLTVNDSLLNRKYTMQYPTPMILGIEEYLDGPLLSYINELGYVSFGFEGGQHDDPEAIKNHISFIYLTMVFAGSVTKKDVEYDYHYNFLLKGSEAPTEIYEIYWRYQIKENEVFKMKPGFVNFQQIQKGEQLAHSNGKIITASKNGRIFMPLYQHQGNDGFFTIHSVHPIFLRLSTILRKVHFDNIITILPGVHWVSNKKNELTVNLKIARFFTKQFFHLLGYRSKQVDKTHLSLKNRESASKEREYRYTSWSKSKNWLINTLNQ; encoded by the coding sequence ATGGTAAAAGTTTATAGTAAGGCTCTGGATCAGTCGATAGAGATCGAACGTATAATAAGTTGTATCAAAGGTTCGAAACCGGGGCCTACTCTCATTTTTATTGGGGGTATTCATGGTAATGAACCCGCCGGAATATTTGCCCTTTATGATGTATTTAATCATATAAAAAACAGTCAAATCCCCGTAAAAGGAACTATGTATGCCATAAGCGGTAATCTCCCGGCATTAGCCAAAGGTAAACGGTATGAGAAAGAAGATTTAAATCGAGTTTGGAAACACGATAGAATTAATAATTTATCCAAAGACATTAAAGATACAAATGTCAATCTTGACATAGAGCAGCAGTACGAAATTTATCACATCATCAAAGATATTCTTGATAAAGAAAGTGGGCCATTTTATTTTATGGACCTTCATACTACTTCGAGTAAAACAATGCCTTTTTTAACCGTTAATGATAGCTTGTTAAATAGAAAATATACAATGCAATATCCTACCCCTATGATACTAGGTATAGAAGAATATCTAGATGGTCCCTTATTAAGTTATATCAATGAATTAGGCTATGTATCTTTTGGTTTTGAAGGAGGACAGCATGATGATCCTGAAGCCATTAAAAATCATATTTCTTTTATCTACCTTACTATGGTTTTTGCCGGGAGTGTTACAAAAAAAGATGTTGAGTATGATTATCATTATAACTTTCTACTTAAAGGATCAGAAGCTCCAACAGAAATCTATGAAATCTATTGGCGCTACCAAATCAAAGAGAACGAAGTCTTCAAAATGAAGCCTGGATTTGTCAATTTTCAACAGATACAGAAAGGAGAACAACTTGCTCATAGTAATGGAAAAATAATAACAGCTTCAAAAAACGGAAGGATATTTATGCCTCTATATCAACATCAAGGTAATGATGGTTTTTTTACCATCCATAGTGTGCATCCGATATTTTTAAGACTTTCTACCATCCTTCGCAAAGTACATTTTGATAATATAATTACTATTCTTCCCGGTGTTCATTGGGTTTCAAATAAAAAAAATGAACTTACGGTTAATCTTAAGATTGCTCGCTTCTTCACAAAACAGTTTTTTCACCTTTTGGGATATCGAAGTAAACAAGTAGACAAAACACACTTAAGTCTAAAAAATAGAGAGAGTGCTTCAAAAGAGAGAGAATATCGCTATACTTCATGGAGTAAAAGCAAAAACTGGTTGATAAACACTCTTAACCAATAG
- a CDS encoding DinB family protein → MSATSFLIEMEQEFVSTKNLLDILPEDRLHYKPHEKAMPLGQLAFHVATIPGRNLRFAQDGQVETEVIVEHPIPANKTEILNAFEESMTSVRALLKEENTSWLKNDWKLLKSQNPIAEMPTYVFIRTFVLNHWYHHRGELTTYLRILNKKLPSIYGPTADVNPFA, encoded by the coding sequence ATGAGTGCTACAAGTTTTTTAATAGAAATGGAACAAGAGTTTGTTTCAACAAAAAACCTTCTGGATATACTTCCCGAAGATCGATTACATTATAAACCTCATGAAAAAGCAATGCCACTTGGTCAACTTGCTTTTCATGTCGCAACTATTCCTGGTAGAAATTTGAGGTTTGCCCAGGATGGTCAGGTAGAAACAGAAGTTATCGTCGAACATCCTATTCCTGCCAATAAAACAGAAATTCTAAATGCTTTTGAAGAGAGTATGACCTCTGTACGGGCATTACTTAAAGAAGAAAACACCTCTTGGTTAAAAAACGATTGGAAACTTCTAAAATCACAAAACCCAATAGCAGAAATGCCTACCTATGTTTTTATAAGAACTTTTGTTCTTAATCACTGGTATCACCATAGAGGAGAATTAACCACATATCTAAGGATACTAAACAAAAAATTACCTTCGATTTATGGCCCAACAGCAGATGTAAATCCATTTGCTTAG
- a CDS encoding alpha/beta fold hydrolase encodes MISIPAIDNYSLSGKIYPCEGIIDKNKVLIINSATAVDKKLYHHYAAYMAKNGYQVITYDYRGIAGSRPKKLSGFKASFTDWGQKDFSGVIDYAKKKFPNHKIVTLGHSIGGTIIGMTEKSNQISGIINIGAQTAYYKDWSKNQRTKIYVLWHIVFPMITNLFGYFPGKKLGLLEDVPKGVIEQWNNRRRHADMKKQMEAIGITFYYDTCASKLLTLGVEDDPIGTRPAITRIHDLFEKSEKEIKMIQLHEIPVDKIGHFGFFSRKFKHTLWAKTLIWFDAI; translated from the coding sequence ATGATTAGTATTCCTGCCATAGATAATTATTCCTTATCAGGAAAGATATACCCATGTGAGGGGATCATCGATAAAAACAAAGTATTGATTATTAATTCTGCCACAGCTGTAGATAAAAAATTATATCATCACTATGCTGCATACATGGCAAAAAATGGATATCAGGTAATTACCTATGATTATAGAGGAATTGCAGGTTCCAGACCTAAAAAACTTAGTGGTTTTAAAGCTTCTTTTACAGATTGGGGGCAAAAAGATTTTTCTGGAGTAATCGATTATGCAAAAAAAAAGTTTCCAAATCACAAAATAGTAACCCTTGGTCATAGCATTGGAGGAACAATTATTGGGATGACCGAAAAGAGTAATCAAATTAGTGGAATTATCAATATTGGAGCACAGACAGCATATTATAAAGATTGGTCTAAGAACCAGAGAACCAAAATCTATGTTTTATGGCATATTGTCTTTCCTATGATTACAAATCTATTTGGCTATTTCCCCGGAAAAAAATTGGGACTACTAGAAGACGTTCCTAAAGGTGTAATCGAACAATGGAACAACCGAAGACGACATGCCGATATGAAAAAACAAATGGAAGCTATTGGTATTACTTTTTATTATGATACCTGCGCATCAAAACTTCTTACGCTAGGCGTAGAAGATGATCCTATCGGGACAAGACCTGCCATTACCAGAATACATGATCTGTTTGAAAAATCTGAGAAAGAAATTAAAATGATACAACTACATGAAATTCCGGTAGATAAAATAGGGCATTTTGGTTTTTTTAGCAGAAAATTTAAACATACGCTCTGGGCAAAAACTTTAATCTGGTTTGATGCTATATAA
- a CDS encoding M56 family metallopeptidase: MDYIIHSSALIGLSYIIYRFFLSKETFYHLNRWVLISLVILSFTLPFITVPENLSFRSALFQEVEVQPSNSVVADYKIPETATKIENISTTDTSDINTTSVSKSLDWGSILLYIYLLGILVFGIHFFIQLGVLLYRISKYPTIEVDDYKIVETDKKHAPYSFWNRIFMNPSQYNPDTYLQILKHEQVHIKGRHSVDMLLVELLVMMQWFNPFAWLYRRAIDNNLEYLTDNNMLNIGEDREIYQMNLLKVSTPNMPTGLATSYNQSFLKKRILMMNSKKSTSKSGWKYLIIIPLLAITVFSFNPVKPNEILVNYDKESMDPTVDFRKESISSSAQNNFTKGVWDAEVGGGKLCIMYRSAEPLKRNFWSMTRCYDPIYFKDFPTGDRQQFKITKDAGTITYVGRFNNKIGDGRYEFTPNESFIKSLKAYGLHVDNKDLVHCFLTGFDNNYLSYLKRENLKIDQDDFEDIIHKSLPLDKLKMYRKELARLGYENYTMEEVSKLNLFDVDVAYISFINTLNDNKTSLKKITKAKIHNVSSEFVTSYRNNGYGNLSLDDYMKLKIHDVTPDFIESFKKAGHTNITVREAKNLKIHNVTPVYINNFKKAGYPNITLQEAKKLKIHGVTPELIKAYKKAGQKNISLQEAIKLKIHDITPGQVKTAKGFSSSKSKRDQNTLSSSTNSRGASQDDQQTPNDFIRQFKQLGYDNVPIDDIIKLKIHNVTPEFIKMFNKAGYNSISLDDVVALKIHNVTPDFIDSFKKSGYKNISLDEAKSLKIHNVSPNTASEYLKIGYSNLSISKLISLKIHNVSPEYIKEFKKTQFGDLPLDDIMSFKIHRVTPEFVQSFKDIGFKNITADQAKSLKIHNVTPEFIKSLKEQDKDISLEQAIRIKIHF, encoded by the coding sequence ATGGACTATATCATACATAGCTCGGCATTAATAGGATTATCTTATATTATTTATAGATTTTTTCTTTCCAAAGAGACCTTTTACCATTTAAACAGGTGGGTATTGATATCATTAGTTATACTTTCATTTACTTTACCTTTTATTACGGTTCCTGAAAATTTATCATTTAGAAGTGCTCTATTTCAAGAAGTAGAAGTACAACCTTCAAATTCTGTTGTCGCAGATTATAAAATACCAGAAACAGCCACAAAAATTGAAAATATATCAACCACCGATACTTCTGACATCAATACTACTTCGGTTAGTAAATCTTTAGATTGGGGATCAATTCTGCTATACATTTATCTGTTAGGTATATTAGTATTTGGTATTCATTTTTTCATCCAATTAGGAGTTCTATTATATCGAATTTCTAAATATCCAACCATAGAAGTTGATGATTATAAAATTGTAGAAACCGATAAAAAACATGCCCCCTACTCGTTCTGGAATAGAATATTTATGAATCCCAGTCAATATAATCCTGATACGTATTTACAAATCTTAAAACACGAACAAGTACATATCAAAGGTAGACATAGTGTCGATATGTTATTAGTTGAGTTATTGGTGATGATGCAGTGGTTTAATCCTTTTGCCTGGTTATATCGCAGAGCCATCGATAACAATCTAGAATATCTAACCGACAATAACATGCTTAATATAGGTGAAGACAGAGAAATCTATCAAATGAATCTCTTAAAAGTCTCCACCCCAAATATGCCAACAGGTTTGGCGACAAGTTACAATCAATCATTTCTCAAAAAACGAATACTCATGATGAATTCCAAAAAATCAACATCAAAATCAGGGTGGAAATACCTAATCATTATTCCTCTACTCGCCATCACCGTGTTTTCTTTTAATCCGGTAAAGCCAAATGAAATACTAGTAAATTATGATAAGGAATCTATGGATCCGACTGTAGATTTTAGAAAAGAATCTATATCATCTAGTGCTCAGAACAACTTTACCAAAGGAGTATGGGATGCTGAAGTTGGAGGAGGTAAATTATGCATTATGTACCGAAGTGCTGAGCCTCTTAAACGAAATTTCTGGTCTATGACAAGATGTTATGACCCAATCTATTTTAAAGATTTCCCTACTGGAGATCGACAACAATTTAAAATTACCAAAGATGCAGGAACTATAACTTATGTGGGTCGGTTTAACAACAAAATAGGTGATGGAAGATATGAATTCACTCCTAATGAATCATTTATTAAATCACTCAAAGCTTATGGTTTACATGTAGATAACAAAGATTTGGTACATTGTTTCCTTACTGGTTTTGACAACAATTACCTTAGTTATTTAAAACGTGAAAATCTAAAAATAGATCAAGATGATTTTGAAGATATTATTCATAAATCACTTCCGCTTGATAAACTAAAAATGTATAGAAAAGAACTTGCACGATTAGGCTATGAGAATTATACAATGGAAGAAGTGAGTAAGCTTAATTTGTTCGATGTTGATGTTGCCTATATTTCATTCATCAATACATTAAATGATAATAAAACATCTTTAAAAAAGATTACAAAAGCTAAAATCCATAATGTATCTTCTGAATTTGTTACATCATATCGAAATAATGGTTATGGCAACCTGTCTCTTGATGATTACATGAAATTAAAGATTCACGATGTGACTCCAGATTTTATTGAGTCCTTTAAAAAGGCCGGGCATACTAATATCACTGTTCGAGAAGCTAAAAACCTTAAAATTCATAACGTTACTCCGGTTTACATAAATAATTTTAAGAAAGCTGGATATCCCAATATTACTTTACAGGAGGCAAAGAAACTCAAAATTCATGGGGTAACTCCAGAACTTATAAAGGCTTATAAAAAAGCTGGGCAAAAAAATATTTCGTTACAAGAAGCTATAAAATTAAAGATTCATGATATCACACCGGGCCAGGTAAAAACAGCTAAAGGTTTTTCTTCTTCTAAAAGCAAAAGAGATCAAAATACCTTATCGAGTTCTACCAATAGTCGTGGTGCCTCACAAGATGATCAACAAACACCAAATGATTTTATTAGACAATTTAAACAACTTGGTTATGACAATGTACCTATTGATGATATCATCAAATTAAAAATACACAATGTAACGCCAGAATTTATCAAAATGTTCAATAAGGCCGGTTACAATAGCATTTCTTTGGATGATGTAGTTGCTTTAAAAATTCATAATGTGACACCTGATTTTATTGATTCGTTTAAAAAATCTGGATATAAAAACATCTCATTAGACGAGGCAAAATCATTAAAAATACACAACGTATCTCCTAATACTGCTTCAGAATATTTAAAAATAGGGTATTCTAATCTTTCTATAAGCAAGTTAATATCTCTAAAGATTCATAATGTATCTCCAGAGTATATTAAGGAGTTTAAAAAGACGCAATTCGGCGACCTTCCACTAGATGATATCATGTCATTTAAAATTCATAGGGTTACTCCAGAATTTGTACAATCTTTTAAAGATATAGGGTTCAAAAATATAACAGCTGATCAAGCAAAGAGCCTTAAAATTCATAATGTTACACCAGAGTTTATAAAATCCTTAAAAGAACAGGACAAAGATATTTCGCTAGAACAAGCCATCAGAATCAAAATTCATTTTTAA
- a CDS encoding BlaI/MecI/CopY family transcriptional regulator, translating into MQKLAKREEQIMQSLWKLEKAFIKEIIEELSDPKPHYNTTATIVKILEEKGFISHVAYGNSFQYYPLVSKDEYQKEVLGEVVHNYFDNSPLALVKFFAKEEKINTDELEEIIQLIKNKK; encoded by the coding sequence ATGCAAAAATTAGCCAAAAGAGAAGAACAGATTATGCAAAGTCTGTGGAAATTGGAAAAAGCATTTATAAAAGAGATCATAGAAGAACTTTCTGATCCTAAACCACATTATAATACTACTGCTACGATTGTAAAAATTTTAGAAGAAAAAGGGTTTATCAGTCATGTGGCCTACGGAAACAGTTTTCAGTATTATCCTCTAGTATCAAAAGATGAGTATCAAAAAGAAGTATTAGGTGAGGTAGTGCACAATTATTTTGACAATTCTCCTTTGGCTTTGGTTAAATTCTTTGCTAAGGAAGAAAAGATAAATACCGACGAATTAGAAGAAATAATTCAACTGATAAAAAACAAGAAATAA
- a CDS encoding M20/M25/M40 family metallo-hydrolase, whose amino-acid sequence MIITRCIITTTLLFLTFSSTAQSLHDSELDRLSLTYARDSFNELIELLSLPNDAHYPKDIAKNIEWCEKAFKDRGFTSKRLITEKIPLLLASRQHKDAKKTVLVYLQIDGQPVDTTKWFQENPYKAVLKEQDNAGKWNTIPLHKLTGKINPDWRIFARSTSDAKGPVVMFLKAMDIINKFKHEPNYNIKVIMDFEEEISSPRLPKAVLDYKEELASDMLVIFDGPRHISNQPTLVYGARGITTLSLEVFGPKAPQHSGHYGNYVPNPALRLAQLLGSMMQEDGRVAIPGWYDGIEISEETKKILNQVPDDEKIIRKKLGIASIDNIANTYQESIQYPSLGILGLQSGWVGNKTRTIIPSSAIAEMNIRLVKETNAQHMVDMVRQHILDQGYHIVDSTPTEDERMKYSKIIRFNYQIAYDAFRTDFDTEIGKWLRKAMTRAFGKPPIQIRTGGGSIPISPFVNTLNIPAVIVPTVNKDNNQHSPNENIRLGNYIEGIKTITAILTQKL is encoded by the coding sequence ATGATTATAACTCGATGTATTATTACAACTACTCTGCTTTTTCTTACCTTCTCCTCTACTGCGCAATCGCTACATGACAGTGAATTGGATAGACTTTCACTCACCTATGCCAGAGATTCTTTTAATGAATTGATAGAGCTTTTGAGTTTACCCAATGATGCTCACTATCCAAAGGATATAGCAAAAAATATAGAGTGGTGTGAAAAAGCATTTAAAGACCGTGGATTTACATCCAAACGCCTTATAACAGAGAAAATTCCTTTACTACTCGCCAGTAGACAACATAAGGATGCAAAAAAAACGGTGTTAGTCTACCTTCAAATAGATGGGCAACCTGTTGATACGACCAAATGGTTTCAGGAAAACCCATATAAAGCTGTACTAAAAGAACAAGATAATGCTGGAAAATGGAATACCATCCCATTACATAAATTAACTGGTAAGATTAATCCCGATTGGAGAATTTTTGCCAGATCAACATCTGATGCCAAAGGCCCTGTTGTTATGTTTCTAAAAGCGATGGATATTATTAATAAATTTAAGCATGAGCCTAATTATAACATTAAAGTCATTATGGATTTTGAGGAAGAAATTAGCTCTCCCAGATTACCCAAAGCCGTATTAGATTATAAAGAAGAATTGGCCTCGGATATGCTTGTTATTTTTGATGGTCCAAGGCATATTTCTAATCAACCCACATTAGTATATGGAGCAAGAGGAATAACAACATTATCTCTCGAGGTTTTTGGCCCCAAAGCACCACAACATAGTGGTCATTATGGTAATTATGTTCCCAATCCGGCATTACGTCTTGCTCAACTATTAGGTTCGATGATGCAAGAAGACGGAAGAGTCGCAATACCTGGTTGGTATGATGGAATCGAAATATCTGAGGAAACAAAAAAAATCCTAAACCAGGTACCTGATGATGAGAAAATAATTAGAAAAAAGCTTGGAATAGCTTCAATAGATAACATTGCAAATACATATCAAGAATCTATACAATACCCTTCTTTAGGGATTCTTGGACTACAATCGGGTTGGGTAGGTAATAAAACAAGGACAATAATCCCCTCTAGTGCTATCGCCGAAATGAATATCAGACTTGTTAAAGAAACCAATGCACAGCATATGGTTGATATGGTAAGACAACATATTTTGGATCAGGGATATCATATTGTAGATAGCACCCCTACTGAAGATGAGCGGATGAAATATTCAAAAATTATTCGTTTTAATTATCAAATTGCCTATGATGCTTTTAGAACCGATTTTGATACTGAAATAGGGAAATGGTTAAGAAAGGCAATGACAAGAGCTTTTGGCAAACCTCCCATACAAATTCGTACCGGCGGAGGCTCTATTCCCATTTCACCATTTGTAAATACTTTAAATATTCCCGCTGTCATTGTTCCTACTGTAAACAAGGATAACAACCAACATAGCCCTAATGAAAATATTAGGCTTGGCAATTATATTGAAGGTATTAAAACAATTACAGCAATATTAACACAAAAACTGTAA
- a CDS encoding CBS domain-containing protein — MGEHNVHSNVDQKKRAKYIGHLLDDIKALEMMLEQDLIEKDIVRIGAEQEFCLVNSNWRPAENAEEILKVINDPHFTTELAKYNLEINLDPTELKEDCFSKIENELNQLIFKAKAVASQLDTKILLTGILPTIRKRHLELEYMTPNPRYSALNDILKTQRGTDFELHIRGIDELNIHHKSVLFEACNTSFQMHLQIPPQDFVSSYNWAQAISAPVLGICTNSPLLFGRELWSETRIALFRQSMDIRSSSYALKDRRARVSFSNQWASGSVAEIFKNDVAQHKVVLSRDIVANSVSELKKGSIPKLQALSLHNGTVYRWNRPCYGVGGGKAHVRIENRYIPSGPTTLDEIANFAFWAGLMIGRPSKYDNMPDHMDFRDAKGNFVKAARTGKDTIINWMGSSISIQNLILKELLPIAHQGLKIAEINTDDRERFLRIIENRAKGITAAEWNIKNYRFLQKNMKKDDALRALTKTLYQNQESGYPVHEWPVLNTKTLPKMHKTPSLVGHIMSTKLFTVDAYDLANLAIRIMKWKNIHHVPVESKPGKLCGLLTWNHVKDNQNEDNNNCVVADIMVKEVITIQPKTTISKAIQIMKKHEIGCLPVVQKKDLVGIITINDVMVFDDGKSL; from the coding sequence ATGGGAGAGCACAATGTTCATAGTAATGTAGATCAAAAAAAACGAGCCAAATATATAGGGCATCTACTCGATGATATAAAAGCTTTAGAAATGATGCTGGAGCAAGATTTGATCGAGAAAGATATAGTTCGAATTGGTGCAGAACAAGAATTTTGTTTGGTAAACAGTAACTGGAGGCCTGCAGAAAATGCAGAAGAGATTCTAAAAGTGATTAATGATCCTCACTTCACTACAGAATTAGCAAAATATAATTTAGAGATTAATCTGGATCCTACAGAACTTAAAGAAGATTGTTTTTCTAAAATAGAGAACGAATTAAATCAACTTATCTTTAAAGCTAAAGCAGTCGCCAGTCAATTAGACACCAAAATATTGCTTACCGGTATTTTACCAACAATAAGGAAGCGTCATCTCGAACTGGAGTATATGACTCCCAACCCCAGATATTCGGCTTTAAATGATATTTTGAAAACACAAAGAGGAACAGATTTTGAACTTCATATAAGAGGTATAGATGAATTAAATATTCATCATAAATCTGTACTTTTTGAAGCTTGCAATACTAGTTTTCAGATGCATCTTCAAATACCTCCGCAAGATTTTGTTTCCAGTTACAATTGGGCTCAGGCTATATCTGCTCCTGTACTGGGAATATGTACCAACTCGCCTCTATTGTTTGGAAGAGAATTATGGAGCGAAACCCGAATTGCATTATTTCGTCAGAGTATGGATATCAGAAGTTCTTCTTACGCCTTAAAAGATAGAAGAGCCCGGGTGAGTTTTAGTAATCAGTGGGCATCGGGGTCTGTAGCAGAAATTTTCAAAAATGATGTTGCACAACATAAGGTGGTTTTGTCTCGTGATATAGTAGCCAATTCTGTTTCAGAACTTAAAAAAGGAAGCATTCCAAAATTGCAAGCTCTTTCCTTACACAATGGTACTGTGTATAGATGGAATCGTCCTTGTTATGGTGTTGGTGGTGGAAAAGCTCATGTTAGAATCGAAAATCGTTATATCCCTTCTGGCCCTACTACCCTGGATGAAATCGCAAACTTTGCTTTTTGGGCCGGATTAATGATAGGGCGTCCTTCAAAATATGATAACATGCCCGATCACATGGATTTCAGAGATGCAAAAGGAAATTTCGTAAAAGCTGCACGAACAGGAAAAGATACGATCATAAACTGGATGGGATCTTCTATTTCTATTCAAAATCTAATACTAAAAGAATTGTTACCCATAGCTCACCAGGGTTTAAAAATAGCTGAGATTAATACTGATGACAGGGAACGATTTTTACGAATTATAGAAAATCGTGCCAAAGGTATTACTGCTGCAGAATGGAATATTAAAAACTATCGCTTTCTTCAAAAAAACATGAAAAAAGATGATGCACTAAGGGCGCTTACTAAAACTCTATACCAGAATCAAGAAAGTGGATATCCAGTTCATGAATGGCCCGTACTTAATACAAAAACATTACCCAAAATGCATAAAACCCCATCATTAGTGGGGCATATTATGTCTACAAAGCTATTTACAGTAGACGCGTATGATTTGGCTAATCTGGCGATACGTATTATGAAATGGAAGAATATTCATCATGTTCCTGTAGAAAGTAAACCAGGTAAACTATGTGGGTTGTTGACCTGGAACCATGTAAAAGATAATCAAAATGAAGATAATAATAATTGTGTTGTAGCAGACATTATGGTTAAAGAAGTAATAACCATTCAGCCCAAAACAACAATATCAAAAGCGATACAGATAATGAAAAAACATGAGATTGGTTGTCTTCCTGTAGTACAAAAAAAAGACCTTGTAGGAATTATTACAATAAATGATGTAATGGTATTTGACGATGGTAAAAGTTTATAG